From Candidatus Nitricoxidivorans perseverans, the proteins below share one genomic window:
- a CDS encoding DUF484 family protein produces the protein MNPDEIASYLKSHPEFFDRHADLLAQIHIPSPHGGRAISITERQIVTLRDRSRQLEAKLAELIRFGEENDAIAEKVHRLGVALMGAEDLQSAMRFLYAHLGGSFAVPHVAVRLWGVGSGDAAEFDPVADDIKALAGGIRHPYCGAADGQAAVEWLGDHGGHVRSVAQIPLREGGQHGGACFGLMLLASEEPHRFYPDMGTLYLERIGDMAAVALLRVVG, from the coding sequence ATGAATCCAGACGAGATTGCCAGCTACCTGAAAAGCCACCCGGAGTTCTTCGATCGCCACGCCGATCTCCTGGCTCAGATCCACATCCCCAGCCCGCACGGCGGCCGTGCCATTTCCATCACCGAGCGCCAGATCGTCACCTTGCGCGACCGAAGCCGGCAGCTCGAGGCCAAGCTCGCCGAGCTGATCCGCTTCGGCGAGGAGAACGACGCCATCGCCGAGAAGGTGCACCGCCTCGGCGTCGCCCTCATGGGCGCCGAGGACCTGCAAAGCGCCATGCGCTTCCTCTACGCCCACCTGGGCGGCTCTTTCGCCGTGCCCCACGTGGCGGTGCGGCTGTGGGGCGTGGGGTCGGGCGACGCCGCCGAGTTCGATCCGGTGGCCGACGACATCAAGGCCTTGGCCGGCGGCATCCGCCATCCCTACTGCGGCGCCGCCGACGGCCAGGCCGCCGTCGAGTGGCTGGGCGACCATGGCGGCCATGTCCGCTCCGTGGCCCAGATTCCGCTGCGCGAGGGCGGGCAGCATGGCGGGGCCTGCTTCGGCCTGATGCTGCTGGCGAGCGAGGAGCCCCACCGCTTCTACCCGGACATGGGCACGCTCTACCTGGAACGCATCGGCGACATGGCGGCGGTCGCGCTGCTGCGCGTGGTCGGGTGA
- the xerC gene encoding tyrosine recombinase XerC, protein MNTDFEAFLDELAHQRRASLHTVAAYRRDLKTLQSLAADASPLTLQPHQLRRFAMQLHGKGLAARSLARALSSWRAWYRWLARRGEIARNPCDGLRAPRRAWALPRALSVDQTQALLDAAAASVLDFRDKAMFELFYSSGLRLAELASLDCGGGLDLAEGVVTVTGKRDKTRTVPLGAKAAESIRAWLERRPGLAAADEPALFVGRRGSRLGVRAIERRLESWAQRQGLGVHVHPHMLRHSFASHVLQSSGDLRAVQEMLGHASIGSTQIYTHLDFQHLAKVYDVAHPRAKKVPIRE, encoded by the coding sequence GTGAACACGGATTTCGAGGCATTTCTCGACGAGCTCGCCCACCAGCGGCGCGCGAGCCTCCACACCGTAGCCGCCTACCGGCGCGACTTGAAGACCCTGCAATCGCTCGCCGCCGATGCGTCGCCGCTGACCTTGCAGCCCCACCAGCTTCGGCGCTTCGCCATGCAGCTCCACGGAAAGGGGCTCGCGGCCCGGTCTCTGGCGCGGGCGCTCTCCAGCTGGCGCGCCTGGTACCGCTGGCTGGCCCGGCGCGGCGAGATCGCCCGCAATCCCTGCGACGGGCTGCGCGCGCCCAGGCGTGCATGGGCGCTGCCCAGGGCGCTGTCCGTCGACCAGACGCAGGCGCTGCTCGATGCCGCCGCGGCAAGCGTCCTCGATTTCCGCGACAAGGCCATGTTCGAGCTGTTCTATTCCTCCGGCCTGCGCCTGGCCGAACTGGCGAGCCTGGACTGCGGCGGCGGCCTCGACCTGGCGGAAGGCGTCGTGACCGTCACCGGCAAGCGCGACAAGACGCGCACGGTGCCCCTGGGCGCGAAGGCCGCCGAATCGATCCGGGCCTGGCTCGAACGGCGCCCGGGCCTCGCGGCGGCCGACGAGCCGGCGCTGTTCGTCGGCCGCCGCGGCAGCAGACTGGGCGTGCGCGCCATCGAGCGGCGCCTGGAATCGTGGGCGCAGCGGCAGGGCCTCGGCGTCCACGTGCATCCCCACATGCTGCGCCACTCCTTCGCTTCCCACGTCCTGCAATCCTCCGGCGATCTGCGCGCGGTGCAGGAGATGCTCGGCCATGCCAGCATCGGCAGCACGCAGATCTATACGCACCTGGATTTCCAGCACCTGGCGAAGGTATACGACGTCGCACACCCCAGGGCAAAGAAGGTCCCCATCCGGGAATGA
- a CDS encoding class I SAM-dependent methyltransferase: MLKPDRDRSVLRRHPWIFEGAVARLEGRARPGDTVEVVASGGRHSGQVLAKAAWSPVSSIRARVWSFDPGEIIDDAFFKRRVAAAVARRAVLPELASQEGLRLIHAESDGLPGVIADRYGDTVVVQLTSAGADRWREAIAGALEKATGCARIYERSDSDVRGLEGLPPRTGWLRGGPSEGGMAIAEHGVRMAVDYAAGHKTGFYLDQRDNRHSLGELSAGRRVLNCFCYTGGFSLQALAGGARHVLSIDSSQPALDQAAANLALNPHLDASCAEWRCANVFDELRRLKAAGERFDLIVLDPPKFAPSASHAERAARAYKDINLHGFKLLEPGGLLMTYSCSGGVGVELFQKIVAGAALDSGRTARIVRRLQGAADHPVDLAFPEGEYLKGLLVQVD, encoded by the coding sequence ATTCTCAAGCCCGACAGGGATCGCTCGGTGCTGCGCCGCCACCCGTGGATTTTCGAGGGGGCGGTGGCGCGGCTGGAGGGGCGCGCGCGGCCGGGCGACACGGTGGAGGTGGTGGCCAGCGGCGGCAGGCACTCCGGGCAGGTGCTGGCGAAGGCGGCCTGGAGCCCGGTTTCCTCGATCCGCGCCCGCGTGTGGAGCTTCGATCCGGGCGAGATCATCGACGATGCATTCTTCAAGCGCCGGGTGGCCGCCGCCGTGGCGCGCCGCGCCGTCCTGCCGGAGCTGGCTTCGCAGGAGGGGTTGCGCCTGATCCATGCCGAGTCCGACGGCCTGCCGGGGGTGATCGCCGACCGGTACGGCGACACGGTGGTGGTGCAGCTGACCTCCGCCGGCGCGGATAGGTGGCGCGAGGCCATCGCCGGCGCCCTGGAGAAGGCCACCGGTTGCGCGCGCATCTACGAGCGGTCGGACTCCGACGTGCGCGGACTCGAAGGCCTCCCGCCGCGCACCGGCTGGCTGCGGGGCGGGCCGTCCGAAGGCGGGATGGCCATCGCGGAGCACGGCGTGAGGATGGCCGTGGACTATGCCGCCGGCCACAAGACCGGCTTCTACCTGGACCAGCGCGACAACCGGCACTCCCTCGGGGAATTGTCGGCCGGCCGGCGGGTGCTCAACTGCTTCTGCTACACGGGCGGCTTTTCGCTCCAGGCGCTGGCCGGCGGCGCCCGCCACGTCCTTTCGATCGACAGCTCGCAGCCCGCGCTGGACCAGGCGGCGGCGAACCTGGCGCTGAACCCGCACCTGGATGCCTCGTGCGCGGAATGGCGCTGCGCCAACGTCTTCGACGAGCTGCGCCGGCTCAAGGCGGCGGGCGAACGCTTCGACCTCATCGTGCTCGACCCCCCCAAGTTCGCGCCTTCGGCGAGCCATGCGGAGCGGGCGGCGCGAGCCTACAAGGACATCAATCTCCACGGATTCAAACTGCTTGAGCCCGGCGGGTTGCTGATGACCTATTCTTGCTCCGGCGGCGTCGGGGTGGAGTTGTTCCAGAAGATCGTCGCCGGCGCGGCGCTGGATTCGGGCAGAACCGCGCGCATCGTCCGGCGCCTGCAAGGGGCGGCCGACCACCCCGTCGACCTGGCCTTTCCCGAGGGGGAATATCTGAAGGGCCTGCTGGTGCAGGTGGACTGA
- a CDS encoding STAS domain-containing protein: protein MAFSIFSKKPSSPVHSPKAPAPAGPVGMKPAPVRAPVTPVMRPVPTPAEDDLVSLDFTMPDALDAVHPRHVIQVEEVARQMPGAIEQAAMLYSANQVDEACAVIEAALREKDLGVHGQRAWGMLFDLYQMAGRRDAFESLALDFAARFETSPPTWTDEGPESRDPSAMTGGRAFVSLSGILNAKAQTPLRKLLKVAEQNPVVRLDLAKVSDADEEGCTELRNTIAAIRKAKREIVMGGAERLADILARKIVPGVRENEHVWLLLLDLYQHLLRQEAFEETAVNYAVTFEVSPPSWDAPGARKTSPPPEAPARPVEGCVLQGEIVAAGADVFAMMRVQAEKGDEVIVDCQRLQRMDFVSAGQLLNVVGNLRAAGKRVRLRGANHLVAALWEVIGLGRIAVIEPRKN from the coding sequence GTGGCCTTTTCCATTTTCAGCAAGAAACCCTCGTCGCCGGTGCATTCCCCCAAGGCTCCGGCGCCCGCCGGGCCGGTGGGCATGAAGCCGGCGCCTGTCCGTGCCCCGGTCACGCCGGTGATGAGGCCGGTGCCGACCCCGGCCGAGGACGATCTTGTTTCCCTTGATTTCACGATGCCGGACGCCCTCGATGCCGTTCATCCGAGGCACGTCATCCAGGTCGAGGAGGTCGCCCGGCAGATGCCGGGCGCCATCGAACAGGCGGCGATGCTGTATTCCGCCAACCAGGTGGACGAGGCATGCGCCGTGATCGAGGCGGCCTTGCGGGAGAAAGACTTGGGTGTGCATGGACAGCGTGCCTGGGGCATGCTGTTCGACCTCTACCAGATGGCGGGCCGACGCGATGCGTTCGAATCCCTGGCCCTCGACTTCGCCGCCCGCTTTGAAACCTCCCCTCCCACATGGACGGACGAAGGCCCGGAATCCAGGGACCCTTCCGCCATGACCGGCGGAAGGGCCTTCGTTTCCCTCTCCGGCATCCTGAACGCCAAGGCCCAAACTCCTCTCAGAAAGCTGCTGAAGGTCGCCGAACAGAATCCGGTTGTGCGTCTGGACCTGGCCAAGGTATCCGATGCCGATGAGGAGGGCTGCACCGAACTTCGCAATACCATCGCCGCCATCCGGAAGGCGAAGAGGGAGATCGTGATGGGCGGGGCGGAGCGCCTGGCGGACATCCTGGCCCGGAAAATCGTGCCCGGCGTCCGCGAGAACGAGCATGTCTGGCTGTTGCTGCTCGATCTCTACCAGCATCTGCTCCGGCAAGAGGCCTTCGAGGAAACGGCCGTGAACTATGCCGTCACGTTCGAGGTCTCGCCGCCCTCCTGGGATGCGCCCGGCGCCCGAAAGACATCCCCGCCGCCGGAGGCGCCCGCCAGGCCGGTCGAGGGCTGCGTTCTCCAGGGCGAGATCGTCGCGGCCGGCGCGGACGTTTTCGCCATGATGAGGGTGCAGGCCGAGAAGGGCGACGAGGTGATCGTGGATTGCCAGCGGCTTCAACGCATGGATTTTGTCAGTGCCGGCCAGTTGCTGAACGTTGTCGGCAATCTCCGCGCAGCGGGCAAGCGCGTGCGGCTGCGCGGCGCCAATCACCTGGTCGCCGCGCTCTGGGAAGTGATCGGCCTCGGCCGGATCGCCGTCATCGAACCGCGCAAGAACTGA
- the hslV gene encoding ATP-dependent protease subunit HslV, translating to MEQYHGTTILSVRRGAAVALGGDGQVTLGNIVVKAGARKVRRLYNEKILAGFAGGTADAFTLFERFEAKLEKHQGNLLRSAVELAKDWRTDRMLRRLEAMLAVADRENSLIITGNGDVLEPELGIVAIGSGGPYAQAAARALLENTDLHPAEIVKRALSIAGDLCIYTNQQHVIESIE from the coding sequence ATGGAGCAATATCACGGCACCACCATCCTTTCCGTGCGGCGCGGCGCCGCCGTGGCGCTGGGCGGCGATGGCCAGGTGACGCTGGGCAACATCGTCGTCAAGGCCGGCGCACGCAAAGTCCGACGCTTGTACAACGAAAAAATCCTGGCTGGCTTCGCCGGCGGCACCGCCGATGCCTTCACGCTGTTCGAGCGTTTCGAGGCCAAGCTGGAAAAACACCAGGGCAACCTCCTGCGTTCGGCCGTCGAGCTGGCCAAGGATTGGCGCACCGACCGCATGCTGCGCCGCCTGGAGGCCATGCTGGCGGTGGCCGACCGGGAAAATTCGCTGATCATCACCGGCAACGGCGACGTGCTGGAGCCGGAGTTGGGCATCGTCGCCATCGGCAGCGGCGGACCCTACGCACAGGCCGCCGCACGGGCGTTGCTGGAGAACACCGACCTCCATCCGGCCGAGATCGTGAAAAGGGCGCTGTCCATCGCCGGCGACCTGTGCATCTACACCAATCAGCAGCATGTCATCGAGTCCATCG